In the Candidatus Fusobacterium pullicola genome, TTAAAAAAGGAGAAAATTTGATGAAGTTAAAAAAAATAGGAACACAAATACAGCAAATTCGTAATGCAACTATAAAATTAAGCTATGGAGGCTATATCTTTCTTATTGATCCATGGCTTGCTCCTAAAGGTGCAACAGGAAGTTTATTAGAATTAAATAAAGGAGAGTTTAAGGTAAAAGAATTAGTAAAAGAAAGTATAAGAATGCCAATATGTGATTTACCTTTTTCCACTACTGAAATTTTAGAAGATGTAGATTTTTATATTGTAACACATTTACATCCAGATCACTTTGATATGGATAATTATAATGAAGTATTAGATAGAAATATTCCTATTTTTATTCAAAATAATGCAGAAGCTGATTTTATGAAAAATTTAGGATTTAAAGATATTAAGATATTACAAGAAAATGGAAGTTCTTTAGGAAAAATAAAACTCACTAGAGTAGAAGCTTTACATGGTTCCCTAACTCCGTGTGGTCCAGCTAGCGGTCTTATTTTTGAAGCTGAAAGAGAACCCACAATATATTTTGCTGGGGATACAATTATGTATGATGGAGTAAAATCTGTAATAGAGAAATTTAAACCAGATATAATAATTTTAAATGTTGCTGATGCTTTTTTTATTAAATATGGCCATTTAATAATGGATGAAGAAGCAATTGATATCATTCATAAATTAGCTCCAAATGCAAAAATAATTGCTTCTCATTTAGATAACGTTGCTCATACTTATCTTACAAGAAATATATTATTATATAAATTAATCCAAAAAGGAATTGAGCAAGAAATTCTTATTCCAAATGATGGACAGATTTATGATTTTTAACTAAAATCTCTTTATAAGGAACTGCTGTAATTTTAATACCACTTCAGGATTTAATTTCATTTTTCTTATTTTTAAAATTTTGTTATTATCTTAAAATTTGAATTATCTAATTCAAAGAAAGAAAAGTAAAAAAGCTCTATTTCATTTATCAAAGATCTTTTTAAAAGATAAGAATATCTAATAATAAAAAGATTCATATTTTTTATAAAAAGAAAAAGATGGAGTATAAATCAATAATTTTTAGTCATCATTTTATACTCCATCTATATCATTACTTATCAGTATATCCTTCTATTATATTTGTTAAATGATCTCCAACTCTTCTATAGAAATTTATAATATCCATAAAATTTGTAGTAGTCATTGTAGTAGCTGCTTCCTTTATTCCGTGATCCATATAATTTTTCTTTGCTGATTTATATAAACTTG is a window encoding:
- a CDS encoding MBL fold metallo-hydrolase translates to MKLKKIGTQIQQIRNATIKLSYGGYIFLIDPWLAPKGATGSLLELNKGEFKVKELVKESIRMPICDLPFSTTEILEDVDFYIVTHLHPDHFDMDNYNEVLDRNIPIFIQNNAEADFMKNLGFKDIKILQENGSSLGKIKLTRVEALHGSLTPCGPASGLIFEAEREPTIYFAGDTIMYDGVKSVIEKFKPDIIILNVADAFFIKYGHLIMDEEAIDIIHKLAPNAKIIASHLDNVAHTYLTRNILLYKLIQKGIEQEILIPNDGQIYDF